One stretch of Saccharopolyspora erythraea DNA includes these proteins:
- a CDS encoding ABC transporter permease/substrate-binding protein has product MPDNEVKQRPRPLSALGRTAGPLTGLLVLAVLLAVLSPDFLTANNLLNVGVQASVVAVLAFGMTFVIVSGGIDLSVGSVAGLSGIVTGWAVAGAGLPLWLAIPVGLAAGAAAGLLSGVLITAGRVPPFIATLAMLSVARGLALVLADGRPISLDGWLAELGSGELFGFLPYPVLVMLVIGLLTAFVLRRTYAGRAMYAIGGNAEAARLSGIKVSRQKLLIYALSGLFAAVAGILLAARLASAQPEAGTGYELDAIAAVVIGGASLAGGVGSALGTFVGALVLAVLRNGLNLLDVSAFWQQVAIGAVIAVAVLFDTLRQRRRTGRRGALRTPAVRRAIAAVTALIVVAAGWAVYERQQGPADAKLRIALSVSTLNNPFFVDVRAGAQAEADRLGVELSVTDAGEDASQQANAVQNAIARNADAIIVNPVDSDAVVPSVKAANDAGIPVVGVDRAPSAGTVVTTVASDNVTGGQLAARELVRLVGSGPVAVLEGKPGTSAARERGEGFTNEIRNHPQIQVVASQPADFDRTKALDVMQNIMQSHPEVKGVFAANDEMALGAVKALGARAGTDVKVVGFDGTPEGLDAVRAGTESADVAQQPKLLGKAAVEQAVRAARDHNQGPGPATSIPVQVVTRETVEQFLRNQ; this is encoded by the coding sequence ATGCCTGACAACGAGGTCAAGCAGCGACCTCGCCCGCTGAGCGCGCTGGGCCGCACCGCCGGTCCGCTGACCGGGCTGCTGGTGCTGGCGGTGCTGCTGGCGGTGCTGTCGCCGGACTTCCTGACCGCCAACAACCTGCTCAACGTGGGCGTGCAGGCGTCGGTCGTGGCGGTGCTGGCCTTCGGCATGACGTTCGTGATCGTCAGCGGCGGCATCGACCTGTCGGTGGGCAGCGTCGCGGGGCTGTCCGGGATCGTCACCGGCTGGGCCGTCGCCGGGGCGGGACTGCCGTTGTGGCTGGCGATCCCGGTCGGGCTGGCCGCGGGCGCGGCGGCCGGTCTGCTCAGCGGTGTGCTGATCACCGCGGGGCGGGTGCCGCCGTTCATCGCGACCCTGGCGATGCTCAGCGTCGCGCGCGGTCTGGCGCTGGTGCTCGCCGACGGGCGGCCGATCAGCCTGGACGGCTGGCTCGCCGAGCTCGGCAGCGGTGAGCTGTTCGGGTTCCTGCCCTACCCGGTGCTGGTGATGCTGGTGATCGGGCTGCTGACGGCGTTCGTGTTGCGCCGCACCTACGCCGGGCGCGCGATGTACGCGATCGGCGGCAACGCCGAGGCCGCCCGCCTCTCCGGCATCAAGGTCAGCAGGCAGAAGCTGCTGATCTACGCTCTGTCCGGGCTTTTCGCGGCGGTGGCGGGCATCCTGCTCGCCGCGCGGCTGGCGTCGGCCCAGCCCGAGGCGGGCACCGGCTACGAGCTGGACGCCATCGCGGCCGTGGTCATCGGCGGCGCGAGCCTCGCGGGCGGGGTCGGCTCGGCGCTGGGCACCTTCGTGGGCGCCCTGGTGCTGGCGGTGCTGCGCAACGGGCTCAACCTGCTGGACGTCTCGGCGTTCTGGCAGCAGGTCGCCATCGGTGCGGTCATCGCGGTCGCGGTGCTGTTCGACACGCTGCGCCAGCGCAGGCGGACCGGGCGCCGCGGCGCGCTGCGGACCCCTGCGGTGCGGCGCGCCATCGCGGCCGTCACGGCGCTGATCGTCGTCGCCGCGGGCTGGGCCGTCTACGAGCGGCAGCAGGGACCCGCCGACGCGAAGCTGCGCATCGCGCTCTCGGTGTCCACTTTGAACAACCCGTTCTTCGTCGACGTCCGCGCGGGCGCGCAGGCCGAGGCCGACCGGCTCGGCGTGGAGCTGTCGGTGACCGACGCCGGCGAGGACGCCTCGCAGCAGGCCAACGCGGTGCAGAACGCCATCGCGCGCAACGCCGACGCGATCATCGTCAACCCCGTCGACTCCGACGCGGTGGTCCCCTCCGTCAAGGCGGCCAACGACGCCGGAATCCCGGTGGTCGGCGTCGACCGCGCGCCCAGCGCGGGCACCGTGGTCACCACCGTGGCCTCCGACAACGTCACCGGCGGTCAGCTCGCGGCACGGGAACTCGTGCGGCTTGTCGGTTCGGGCCCGGTGGCGGTGCTCGAGGGCAAGCCGGGCACCTCTGCGGCGAGGGAACGCGGGGAGGGCTTCACCAACGAGATCCGCAACCACCCGCAGATCCAGGTCGTCGCCTCGCAGCCTGCCGACTTCGACCGCACCAAGGCCCTCGACGTCATGCAGAACATCATGCAGTCGCACCCGGAGGTCAAGGGCGTCTTCGCCGCCAACGACGAGATGGCCCTCGGCGCGGTCAAGGCACTCGGCGCCAGGGCGGGCACGGACGTGAAGGTGGTCGGGTTCGACGGCACCCCGGAGGGCCTCGACGCCGTCCGCGCGGGCACCGAAAGCGCCGACGTCGCCCAGCAGCCGAAGCTCCTCGGCAAGGCAGCCGTCGAGCAGGCCGTCCGCGCCGCCCGCGACCACAACCAGGGCCCCGGCCCGGCAACCAGCATCCCGGTCCAGGTCGTCACGAGGGAAACCGTGGAGCAGTTCCTGCGCAACCAGTGA
- a CDS encoding LacI family DNA-binding transcriptional regulator → MGIRIHDVAARAGVSVATASRALSGQRGVRAENREKVLAAARDLDYEPNSVAAALRSRTTHTVGMLVPRISNPFFATLVEAVERRLQLGQRSLLLTSSHYDPQAEQVQVRSLLDRRVDALVMIPCHRERSIGVMETAAARVPVVQLDLRVNGFAGTWVGVDSEAGIAEVVRHLGARGAGRLAFVGAEPTDSSSQERLDAYRRLAGDAVLLGDFSRDWGKEAAGRLLAAGTLPEGIVCGNDTIALGMLAEFARRGVRVPDDVRVTGFDDIPYAELGQPPLTTVRQPQEQMAAEAVRLLAAEDAPVQRIAIAPELVVRASG, encoded by the coding sequence TTGGGCATCAGGATCCACGACGTGGCGGCACGGGCCGGGGTCTCGGTCGCCACCGCCTCGCGCGCCCTGTCCGGGCAGCGCGGGGTGCGGGCGGAGAACCGGGAGAAGGTGCTGGCCGCCGCCCGCGATCTCGACTACGAGCCCAACTCGGTCGCCGCGGCGCTGCGCAGCCGCACCACCCACACCGTCGGCATGCTCGTGCCGCGCATCTCCAACCCGTTCTTCGCCACCCTCGTCGAGGCAGTGGAGCGCCGTCTCCAGCTCGGCCAGCGCAGCCTGCTGCTCACCAGCTCCCACTACGACCCGCAAGCCGAGCAGGTCCAGGTCCGGTCGCTGCTCGACCGCCGGGTCGACGCGCTGGTGATGATCCCCTGCCACCGCGAACGCAGCATCGGCGTCATGGAGACCGCCGCCGCCCGGGTGCCGGTGGTGCAGCTGGACCTGCGCGTCAACGGCTTCGCCGGGACGTGGGTCGGGGTCGACAGCGAGGCCGGCATCGCCGAGGTGGTCCGCCACCTGGGCGCGCGGGGCGCGGGGAGGCTGGCCTTCGTCGGAGCCGAACCGACCGACTCCTCATCGCAGGAGCGGCTGGACGCCTACCGCAGGCTGGCGGGTGATGCGGTCCTGCTCGGTGACTTCAGCCGGGACTGGGGCAAGGAGGCGGCCGGACGGCTGCTCGCCGCGGGCACGCTGCCGGAGGGGATCGTCTGCGGCAACGACACCATCGCGCTCGGGATGCTGGCGGAGTTCGCGCGCCGCGGCGTCCGCGTCCCCGACGACGTGCGGGTGACCGGCTTCGACGACATCCCGTACGCGGAGCTGGGGCAGCCGCCGCTGACGACGGTCCGCCAGCCGCAGGAGCAGATGGCCGCCGAGGCGGTGCGGCTGCTCGCGGCCGAGGACGCCCCGGTGCAGCGCATCGCGATCGCGCCGGAACTCGTCGTGCGCGCGTCGGGTTGA
- a CDS encoding Lrp/AsnC family transcriptional regulator, which yields MARKPVDREQDNPDSTSKNTVPARNTVAVDELSKLIIEQLQEDGRRSYAAIGKAVGLSEAAVRQRVQRLLDSGMVQIVAVTDPLQLGFLRQAMIGVKVSGDAQRVADELAEIEEIEYVVVTAGSFDVLVEVVCRDDDQLLEVINRRIRSLDAVTGTETFVYLKLRKQTYAWGTLR from the coding sequence GTGGCACGCAAGCCGGTGGACCGGGAACAGGACAACCCGGACAGCACCTCGAAGAACACCGTCCCCGCGCGGAACACCGTCGCCGTCGACGAGCTGTCCAAGCTGATCATCGAACAGCTGCAGGAGGACGGCCGCCGCTCGTACGCGGCCATCGGCAAGGCCGTGGGCCTGTCCGAGGCCGCGGTGCGCCAGCGGGTCCAGCGGCTGCTCGACTCCGGGATGGTGCAGATCGTCGCGGTGACCGATCCGCTCCAGCTCGGCTTCCTGCGCCAGGCGATGATCGGGGTCAAGGTCTCCGGTGACGCGCAACGGGTCGCCGACGAGCTCGCCGAGATCGAGGAGATCGAGTACGTCGTGGTCACCGCCGGGTCCTTCGACGTCCTCGTCGAGGTGGTGTGCCGCGACGACGACCAGCTGCTGGAAGTGATCAACCGGCGCATCCGCAGCCTGGACGCCGTCACGGGCACCGAGACCTTCGTCTACCTCAAGCTCCGCAAGCAGACCTACGCCTGGGGCACGCTGCGCTGA
- a CDS encoding gamma-aminobutyraldehyde dehydrogenase, whose translation MAGSRVLDNFIDGRWVPAADGRALEVLDPVTGEVQAEQALSGPADVEAAMSAADKAFRDWRRTTPAQRQLAMTRIADAVEARAEEVIAVECADTGKPLAMTRAEEMPMVLDHLRFFAGAARVLEGKAAGEYMAGHTSFVRREPVGVCAQVTPWNYPLLMAIWKIAPALAAGNTVVLKPSETTPASTLLLAGIASEFLPAGVFNVVTGDRDTGRLLVEHPVPRMASITGSVRAGMEVAGSAAQDLKRVHLELGGKAPVLVFDDADIAAAAEGIATAGYFNAGQDCTAATRVLVHDAVHDDFLAALTEQARATKTGAADDPDVLYGPLNSAAQLEKVAGFVDRLPAHATVHCGGERVGDRGYFYAPTVVSGLRQDDEIVQEEVFGPVLTVQRFSDEQDAYDKANAVRYGLASSVWTADHGRAMRASAELEFGTVWINTHIPLVAEMPHGGFRHSGYGKDLSMYGLEDYTRVKHVMSSLGE comes from the coding sequence ATGGCGGGCAGCCGGGTGCTCGACAACTTCATCGACGGCCGCTGGGTTCCGGCGGCCGACGGGCGTGCGCTGGAGGTGCTCGACCCGGTCACCGGCGAGGTCCAGGCCGAGCAGGCGTTGTCCGGGCCTGCCGACGTCGAGGCCGCGATGTCGGCCGCGGACAAGGCGTTCCGCGACTGGCGGCGCACCACGCCCGCGCAGCGCCAGCTCGCGATGACCCGCATCGCCGACGCCGTCGAGGCGCGCGCCGAGGAGGTCATCGCGGTCGAGTGCGCCGACACCGGCAAGCCCCTGGCGATGACCCGCGCCGAGGAGATGCCGATGGTGCTGGACCACCTCCGGTTCTTCGCCGGTGCGGCGCGGGTGCTGGAGGGCAAGGCCGCGGGCGAGTACATGGCCGGGCACACCTCGTTCGTGCGCCGCGAGCCGGTCGGCGTCTGCGCGCAGGTGACGCCGTGGAACTACCCGCTGCTGATGGCGATCTGGAAGATCGCGCCCGCGCTGGCCGCGGGCAACACCGTCGTGCTCAAGCCGTCGGAGACGACCCCGGCGAGCACGCTGCTGCTCGCCGGGATCGCCTCGGAGTTCCTGCCCGCTGGCGTGTTCAACGTCGTCACCGGCGACCGCGACACCGGGCGGCTGCTCGTGGAACACCCGGTGCCGCGGATGGCCTCGATCACCGGATCGGTGCGGGCGGGCATGGAGGTCGCCGGGTCGGCCGCCCAAGACCTCAAGCGCGTCCACCTGGAGCTCGGCGGCAAGGCCCCGGTGCTGGTGTTCGACGACGCCGACATCGCCGCCGCGGCCGAGGGCATCGCCACCGCCGGGTACTTCAACGCGGGGCAGGACTGCACCGCGGCGACCCGGGTGCTCGTCCACGACGCGGTGCACGACGACTTCCTCGCCGCGCTGACCGAGCAGGCGCGTGCGACGAAGACCGGCGCGGCCGATGACCCCGACGTCCTCTACGGGCCGCTCAACAGCGCGGCGCAACTGGAGAAGGTCGCGGGCTTCGTGGACCGGCTGCCCGCCCACGCGACCGTCCACTGTGGCGGGGAGCGGGTCGGCGACCGCGGGTACTTCTACGCGCCGACCGTCGTCTCCGGCCTGCGCCAGGACGACGAGATCGTGCAGGAGGAGGTCTTCGGCCCGGTGCTGACCGTGCAGCGGTTCAGCGATGAACAGGACGCCTACGACAAGGCCAACGCCGTGCGCTACGGGCTGGCCTCATCGGTGTGGACCGCCGACCACGGGCGGGCGATGCGGGCGAGCGCGGAGCTGGAGTTCGGCACGGTGTGGATCAACACCCACATCCCGCTGGTCGCCGAGATGCCGCACGGCGGCTTCCGGCATTCCGGCTACGGCAAGGACCTGTCGATGTACGGCCTGGAGGACTACACCCGCGTCAAGCACGTGATGTCGAGCCTGGGCGAGTAG
- a CDS encoding sugar ABC transporter ATP-binding protein, which produces MAEPPRGHLELAGVSKSYPGVRALDSVDFDLRAGEVHVLLGENGAGKSTLIKIMAGVHRPDGGVVRVDGEQVRLSGPDHAERLGIATIHQEMALVGQLTVAENIYLGRPPRRFGVVDHARMRRQARELLDRIGLDLDVDAVVGELGVAQRQLVEIAKALSLDTRFLIMDEPTAVLSRTEAGRLFELVGDLTRDGVGVVFISHLLDEVGEIGDRVTVLRDGAKVGEVPAATDPDELVRLMVGRAIDQQYPSRESRIGETRLEVRGLGTDGVLDDITFSARAGEVVGIGGLVGAGRTELVRAIFGADRYDRGEVRVGGHPIPRGDIAAARAAGLALVPEDRAGQGLVLGASVEENLGLATLGERTRGGLVDRAGQRRAAEKSVRDLRIRVSGLDQHVVTLSGGNQQKIVIGKWLLAKPRVLILDEPTRGIDVGARAEIYELINELTADGTTVVVVSSDLPELLGISDRVLVMADGRLRGELDGAEATQERVMALAVSNNTQGDSDA; this is translated from the coding sequence ATGGCCGAACCGCCCCGGGGGCACCTGGAGCTGGCCGGAGTCTCGAAGTCCTACCCGGGCGTGCGGGCGCTGGACTCGGTCGACTTCGACCTGCGCGCCGGCGAGGTGCACGTCCTGCTCGGCGAGAACGGTGCGGGCAAGAGCACCCTGATCAAGATCATGGCCGGGGTGCACCGGCCCGACGGCGGAGTCGTGCGCGTCGACGGCGAGCAGGTGCGCCTGAGCGGCCCCGACCACGCCGAGCGGCTCGGGATCGCCACCATCCACCAGGAGATGGCGCTGGTCGGTCAGCTGACGGTCGCCGAGAACATCTACCTGGGCCGCCCGCCCCGCCGGTTCGGCGTGGTCGACCACGCCCGCATGCGCCGCCAGGCGCGCGAACTGCTCGACCGCATCGGCCTGGACCTGGACGTGGACGCGGTGGTCGGCGAGCTCGGCGTCGCCCAGCGCCAGCTGGTGGAGATCGCCAAGGCGCTCAGCCTGGACACCCGCTTCCTGATCATGGACGAACCGACCGCCGTGCTCAGCCGGACCGAGGCGGGCAGGCTCTTCGAGCTCGTCGGCGACCTCACCCGCGACGGAGTCGGCGTCGTGTTCATCTCGCACCTGCTCGACGAGGTGGGTGAGATCGGCGACCGCGTCACGGTGCTGCGCGACGGCGCGAAGGTCGGCGAGGTGCCCGCCGCCACCGACCCCGACGAGCTGGTGCGGCTCATGGTCGGTCGCGCCATCGACCAGCAGTACCCGTCTCGCGAGTCGCGGATCGGTGAGACGCGGCTCGAGGTCCGCGGGCTCGGCACCGACGGCGTGCTCGACGACATCACGTTCAGCGCCAGGGCCGGGGAGGTCGTCGGCATCGGCGGGCTCGTCGGTGCCGGGCGGACCGAGCTGGTGCGCGCGATCTTCGGCGCCGACCGCTACGACCGGGGCGAGGTGCGGGTCGGCGGGCACCCGATCCCGCGCGGTGACATCGCCGCGGCCCGCGCCGCGGGGCTCGCGCTGGTGCCGGAGGACCGCGCCGGGCAGGGTCTGGTGCTCGGCGCGTCGGTGGAGGAGAACCTGGGGCTTGCGACGCTGGGCGAGCGCACCCGCGGCGGTCTGGTGGACCGCGCGGGGCAGCGCCGCGCGGCCGAGAAGTCGGTGCGGGACCTGCGAATCCGCGTTTCGGGGCTCGACCAGCACGTGGTCACCCTCTCCGGCGGAAACCAGCAGAAGATCGTGATCGGCAAGTGGCTGCTGGCGAAACCGCGGGTCCTGATCCTCGACGAGCCGACCCGCGGCATCGACGTCGGCGCCCGCGCCGAGATCTACGAGCTGATCAACGAGCTCACAGCTGACGGCACGACCGTGGTCGTGGTGTCCAGCGACCTGCCCGAGCTGCTGGGAATCAGCGACCGGGTGCTGGTCATGGCCGACGGAAGGCTGCGCGGGGAGCTCGACGGCGCCGAGGCGACCCAGGAGCGCGTGATGGCGCTGGCGGTCTCGAACAACACGCAAGGAGATTCCGATGCCTGA
- a CDS encoding ABC transporter substrate-binding protein, translating to MAPPPAPSTGLPRLGRRGFLAGVSGVVAAGLAAGLTACGSGSSQAPAEGQAPSAGFPVGIPNRYGTAQIASAPRRIVTLGITDHDVLLPLGVVPAGLTAWGPWASGVGPWAEPMLGGQRPKVFGSDVDVEGVIAQTPDLMIALQSALTQDQYNRLSSFNPVLAQPPGSIDYGVGWRTQAETIGQAVGRQADVQRLVSETQARIDRARAENPLFAGRTHVTVRTDSAGTYAAYTKADARTHLLEQLGLRLSPAIEAMDSKGRFNVKVSKEQVSLLDADVVIVTTAKPTDVEAVRNDPLLNNLGAARRGALVVLDDYDLTMALGSATVSSIPFALDRLTPKLVDALS from the coding sequence ATGGCTCCTCCACCAGCACCCAGCACCGGCCTGCCGCGACTCGGCAGGCGCGGGTTCCTGGCAGGCGTCTCCGGCGTCGTCGCCGCCGGGCTCGCCGCCGGGCTCACCGCCTGCGGGAGCGGCTCCTCGCAGGCCCCCGCCGAAGGGCAGGCGCCGAGCGCGGGCTTTCCGGTCGGCATCCCCAACCGCTACGGCACCGCGCAGATCGCCTCCGCCCCGCGGCGGATCGTCACGCTCGGCATCACCGACCACGACGTGCTGCTGCCGCTGGGCGTGGTGCCGGCCGGACTGACCGCATGGGGCCCGTGGGCCAGCGGCGTCGGGCCGTGGGCGGAGCCGATGCTCGGCGGTCAGCGGCCGAAGGTGTTCGGCAGCGACGTCGACGTCGAAGGCGTCATCGCCCAGACCCCGGACCTGATGATCGCGCTGCAGAGCGCGCTCACCCAGGACCAGTACAACCGCCTCAGCAGCTTCAACCCGGTGCTCGCGCAGCCGCCGGGCTCCATCGACTACGGGGTCGGCTGGCGGACGCAGGCCGAGACGATCGGGCAGGCCGTCGGCAGGCAGGCCGACGTGCAGCGGCTGGTCTCCGAGACCCAGGCGCGCATCGACCGCGCCCGCGCCGAGAACCCGCTGTTCGCCGGCCGCACGCACGTCACCGTGCGCACCGACTCGGCGGGCACCTACGCCGCCTACACCAAGGCCGACGCGCGCACGCACCTGCTGGAGCAGCTCGGCCTGCGGCTCTCGCCCGCCATCGAGGCGATGGACAGCAAGGGCAGGTTCAACGTCAAGGTCAGCAAGGAACAGGTCTCGCTGCTCGACGCCGACGTGGTGATCGTCACCACGGCCAAGCCGACCGACGTGGAGGCGGTGCGCAACGACCCGCTGCTGAACAACCTCGGCGCGGCCAGGCGGGGCGCGCTGGTCGTGCTCGACGACTACGACCTGACCATGGCGCTGGGCTCGGCGACGGTCTCCAGCATCCCGTTCGCGCTCGACCGGCTCACGCCCAAGCTCGTCGACGCGCTCAGCTGA
- a CDS encoding DUF899 family protein — protein sequence MSKHQQPQAAPAIVDRARFDAALAEQVAAEKDVTRHNDQVSASRRRLPMVEVQDYTFTGPNGPVRLTELFGNKYLLVVQNVMFNPDWDEGCPSCTWAVDNLPANMQRLSDEEIAFAMVSQAPIDKLEDWRAKRGWDHVWVSSTDTSYHYDWGWTRKDERGEEGPLPGYSYYLLKDGKPYLTYMTTGRGTEAILPVAQIMDRTVYGRQQDWEDSPEGWPQYPTYG from the coding sequence GTGTCCAAGCATCAGCAACCACAGGCCGCACCCGCGATCGTCGACCGCGCCCGGTTTGACGCAGCGCTCGCCGAGCAGGTCGCGGCCGAGAAGGACGTCACCCGGCACAACGACCAGGTCTCGGCGAGTCGCCGTCGCCTTCCAATGGTGGAAGTGCAGGACTACACCTTCACCGGGCCGAACGGCCCGGTCAGGCTGACCGAGCTGTTCGGGAACAAGTATCTGCTCGTGGTGCAGAACGTGATGTTCAACCCCGATTGGGACGAGGGGTGCCCGAGCTGCACGTGGGCGGTCGACAACCTGCCCGCCAACATGCAGCGGTTGTCCGACGAGGAAATCGCGTTCGCGATGGTCTCGCAAGCGCCGATCGACAAGCTCGAGGACTGGCGCGCCAAGCGTGGCTGGGACCACGTCTGGGTCTCTTCGACTGATACCAGCTACCACTACGACTGGGGTTGGACCCGGAAAGACGAGCGAGGCGAGGAGGGGCCGCTGCCCGGCTACTCCTATTACCTGCTCAAGGACGGCAAGCCCTACCTGACCTACATGACCACCGGCCGTGGCACCGAGGCGATCCTGCCGGTGGCGCAGATCATGGACCGCACCGTCTACGGTCGCCAGCAGGACTGGGAGGACAGCCCCGAAGGCTGGCCGCAGTACCCAACCTACGGGTGA
- a CDS encoding M20 family metallopeptidase has translation MNRSQPLQPDDSYLRSVAESTARAVAAAEPVGSGFDGADPALHGRVESWLDAHGADLVALSRDLHAHPEEGFAEHRSVRQVAELLRRHGFDAEVGVGGLETALRVDAGYGDEASGAASGGDGAEARAGVPHVAFLAEYDALPGIGHGCGHNIICCSAVGGFLAAASALAAESGGVPGRVSLVGTPAEEGGGGKEHLARAGVFDDVDAVVMLHPFSHDIAAHPFLGRRQVEVIFHGIAAHASAQPFMGRNALDAVVATYQGVAALRQHMPSTDRVHGIITDGGQRPNIVPERAAALFYLRSSDPGTLRELAGRVEAIAHGAAEMTGCGLELRWDQQPAYMPIRHNDALAGRWARHQAKRGRTALPRGVVPEHLTGSTDLGNLSYRMPAIHAMIGLEGDSLSLHTAEFAAAAGSETGDRAVLDGAYGLASTALDYLADAELREAAHVEFERAGGAVDVAAYFE, from the coding sequence GTGAATCGCTCTCAGCCCTTGCAGCCCGACGACTCCTACCTGCGTTCCGTGGCCGAGTCGACCGCGAGAGCGGTGGCGGCGGCCGAACCCGTCGGCTCCGGCTTCGACGGCGCGGACCCGGCACTGCACGGCCGGGTCGAGTCGTGGCTGGACGCGCACGGCGCCGACCTGGTGGCACTCAGCCGCGACCTGCACGCCCACCCGGAGGAGGGCTTCGCCGAGCACCGGTCGGTCCGGCAGGTCGCCGAACTGCTGCGCCGGCACGGCTTCGACGCCGAGGTCGGCGTCGGAGGGCTGGAGACGGCCCTGCGGGTGGATGCCGGGTACGGGGACGAGGCGAGCGGCGCGGCGAGCGGCGGGGACGGCGCGGAGGCTCGGGCCGGCGTGCCGCACGTGGCGTTCCTGGCGGAGTACGACGCGCTGCCGGGCATCGGGCACGGTTGCGGGCACAACATCATCTGCTGCTCGGCGGTCGGCGGATTCCTCGCGGCCGCGAGCGCGCTGGCTGCCGAGAGCGGAGGCGTCCCGGGCCGGGTCAGCCTGGTCGGCACCCCGGCCGAGGAGGGCGGAGGCGGCAAGGAACACCTCGCCAGGGCCGGTGTGTTCGACGACGTCGACGCGGTGGTGATGCTGCACCCGTTCTCCCACGACATCGCCGCGCACCCGTTCCTCGGCCGCCGCCAGGTCGAGGTGATCTTCCACGGCATCGCCGCGCACGCCTCGGCGCAGCCGTTCATGGGCCGCAACGCCCTCGACGCCGTCGTGGCGACCTACCAGGGCGTGGCCGCGCTGCGGCAGCACATGCCGTCGACGGACCGGGTGCACGGCATCATCACCGACGGCGGCCAGCGGCCCAACATCGTGCCGGAACGGGCCGCGGCGCTGTTCTACCTGCGTTCGTCCGACCCCGGCACGCTGCGCGAGCTGGCCGGTCGCGTCGAGGCCATCGCGCACGGCGCGGCGGAGATGACCGGATGCGGGCTCGAACTGCGTTGGGACCAGCAACCCGCCTACATGCCGATCAGGCACAACGACGCGCTCGCCGGACGCTGGGCGCGGCACCAGGCCAAGCGCGGGCGGACGGCGTTGCCGCGCGGGGTGGTTCCCGAACACCTCACCGGCTCGACGGACCTGGGGAACCTCAGCTACCGCATGCCGGCCATCCACGCCATGATCGGCCTGGAAGGCGACAGTCTTTCCCTGCACACGGCGGAGTTCGCGGCCGCGGCCGGATCGGAGACGGGGGACAGGGCGGTGCTCGACGGAGCGTACGGGCTCGCGTCCACGGCCCTGGACTACCTCGCCGACGCGGAGCTGCGAGAGGCCGCGCACGTGGAGTTCGAGCGCGCGGGCGGCGCGGTGGACGTGGCGGCCTACTTCGAGTGA
- a CDS encoding EI24 domain-containing protein, with amino-acid sequence MNSFVAGVRTLGAGFGMILRSPKLLLLGAIPALISALLLLGSLGALVYFSGDLATAMTPFADGWAESLRGALRLLLALAMIGAGALLGSVTFIALTLLIGGPFYEHIAEKTEERLGLDTSGDGAGLVRELGRGVRDSLKLLLIALVGAIVLFVLGFIPVVGQIAAPVLGGLFGAWVVTMEMVGLVFQRRGLSLADRRRTLGRNRAAVLGFGLPTYLLCLVPIAQLVVIPSAVVGGTMLAHRFLGPASPPRA; translated from the coding sequence ATGAACAGCTTCGTCGCCGGAGTCCGCACGCTGGGCGCCGGATTCGGCATGATCCTGCGCTCGCCGAAGCTCCTGCTGCTGGGAGCCATTCCCGCGCTGATCAGCGCACTGCTGCTGCTCGGATCGCTGGGCGCGCTGGTCTACTTCAGCGGCGACCTGGCGACCGCGATGACCCCGTTCGCCGACGGCTGGGCGGAGTCTCTGCGAGGTGCGCTGCGCCTGCTGCTCGCACTGGCGATGATCGGTGCCGGAGCCCTGCTTGGGTCGGTCACGTTCATCGCGCTGACGCTGCTCATCGGCGGCCCGTTCTACGAGCACATCGCCGAGAAGACCGAGGAGCGCCTCGGGCTGGACACCTCCGGTGACGGCGCCGGGCTCGTCCGCGAGCTCGGTCGGGGCGTCCGCGACTCGCTCAAGCTGCTGCTGATAGCCCTGGTGGGCGCCATCGTGCTGTTCGTGCTCGGCTTCATCCCGGTCGTCGGCCAGATCGCCGCCCCGGTGCTGGGCGGCCTGTTCGGGGCGTGGGTGGTGACGATGGAGATGGTCGGCCTGGTCTTCCAGCGGCGCGGGCTCTCGCTGGCCGACCGCCGCCGGACGCTGGGCCGCAACCGCGCCGCGGTCCTCGGCTTCGGGCTGCCGACCTACCTGCTGTGCCTGGTCCCGATCGCCCAGCTCGTCGTCATCCCGTCGGCGGTCGTCGGCGGGACGATGCTGGCGCACCGGTTCCTCGGGCCGGCGAGCCCGCCGCGGGCCTGA
- a CDS encoding nuclear transport factor 2 family protein, protein MTTPTDQLRTLTDHTEITGLIDRFFRALDERGLDLPWGRSMFTDDVRATFPIGKHQGLEAVVTALADGMSRFGPTQHSGSNYLIDVDGDRATVRWNAIQTHLPPGETPVAEPFVSGGYYDGELIRTEDGWRFRRQTYHLVWTTGRLPQGT, encoded by the coding sequence ATGACGACACCGACCGATCAGCTTCGAACCCTGACGGACCACACCGAGATCACCGGCCTCATCGACCGCTTCTTCCGCGCTCTCGACGAACGCGGCCTGGATCTGCCCTGGGGCCGGTCGATGTTCACCGACGACGTCCGCGCCACCTTCCCCATCGGGAAGCACCAGGGACTCGAAGCGGTCGTGACAGCCCTCGCCGACGGCATGAGCCGATTCGGGCCGACCCAGCACTCGGGGTCGAACTACCTCATCGACGTCGACGGCGATCGGGCCACGGTCCGCTGGAACGCGATCCAGACACACCTGCCACCGGGCGAAACCCCGGTCGCGGAACCATTTGTCTCCGGCGGCTACTACGACGGCGAACTCATCCGCACCGAAGATGGCTGGCGCTTCCGCCGGCAGACCTACCACCTGGTGTGGACGACCGGACGGCTGCCACAAGGCACCTGA